The Candidatus Micrarchaeia archaeon DNA window GCTCCGGCTCTGAGGAGCTGTTCGTGGGCTATGAAAGGTATTACCGGTATGCTGAAGAGGGGAAGGATTTGGATGCAATCCTCAAGGAGGAGTTCGGGAAGCTGGGCTCAGGGGACGGGGCCATGATAAAGAAAATAGCTTACAAATGCGGGCTCGAGGCAAGGTTCCCGTTCTGCAGCAGGAGCGTCGCCGAGCTCGCGTTCAGCGTGCCGCTCGAGGAAAGGATGGCAGAAAGGGAACTGAAGAAAGGGGTGCTCAGGGAAGCCGGGAAACTGCTCGGAGTCCCTAAAACCGCGCTCGAGAGGAGGAAGAAGGCGGCCCAGTACGGCAGTGGAGTGCACAAAGTGATTATGAGGAACAGGAAGGAGCTGGACGAGAGGTTCCCTGAGAAGCTTGAGCATTAGCTGAAGCGCTGGCCGTTCGCTCTATTTCTTGGTCAATTCGATTTCGGCTTTCAGGAGTTTCGCGAATTCCACGTCCATCTTCGCCTGCGCGTCCTTGAAGTCCACCGTGCCGTTCTCGTCTTCCAATTCCAGCAGTATCCGGTTCGCCGCGTTGTTCGACTTGAAAACGAAATCTATCTCGGTCAGGTGCGGGTTTCCGGTTTCCTGGGAAGCCAGGTATACTTGGTTGAATATGCGGCCCTTGAAGAATGCCTGGAGTATGTATTGCTCGGGCTTCACGCCGCTGGCCTCGGCCCTGCGCTTGAGCGCAGGAGGTATGAACTCCAGGTCCATCTCTTTTTCCATTTTCCCCAGGTTCATCTTGGTTATGTCGTATGAGGTGGCCTCGGGGTTCTTTATGAACATGGGCTTGAGGATGCAGCTCTCGAGATTGTTGCCGCGCTCGAGCTGGAACACAGGGACGAAGTTCTTTTCCTGCTGGTTGGTCTCGTACGAGAACCCTACCATCCTGTGCAGGCGCCCTTTCCTCCCGAAATGTATTTTGGAGAGGAAGCTGTACCTGTCAGTTGCGAGCATGCTCACCGCGGGAATCCCGAACACGAGCTCCAGCCTGTCCTGGATGTCCTTGAGCGATTCGGCGTGGAGGTTGTAAAGCAGGAAAACCCCGGGCTGGGTGTTGAGCAGGTTTATTATTCCTTGCACCGCGAGCCGGCTGCGCACTTCGTTGATTATTATGGCCGCGTCGCCCATCCTGAGCAGGGCGTTGGCCATGCTCACCAGGTCCAGCTCCTTCCCGTAGGAGGACTGCACGTTGCCGCTTGCTTCGACATCGGAGCTCTGCACCCTGGCCGCGCCTATGTGGAAGCCGCGCTTCCTGAACGCGCGCACCGGGATCTCCTCTATATCCTGGATCGGGATTATCCTCTTTTTTGTCCCTATGGAGAGGATTTTCGCCGCAGTGAACGAGGTTTTGCCGCATCCTTTCAATCCGAGCACTGCCTCGCTGCATCCGAGCACGGCCATCACATCATCGTAACCTGCGAAGAACGGGCTGAGCGTGCGGAGGCTGAAGTACTGCGGGTAAGTAAATGGGGTGTCCTGCATTATCCTCAGGGCGCCCTGCAGCTCGTCGAAAGTGGCAGGGGGGCGCTGGAGGTGGCACCGCATGCTCAGGCGCTTGAGCACCACGTCCACTATGGGCACGTTCTCGTCGAACTTGCGCACGCCTTTCTCGGAGAGCACTATGTGCCTGAAAGAGTTTTCGAGAAGCTCGCGGTTGTACCTGTAAAGCGTGTGGCAGATGCCGAATTTCCTGTGCTCTATGTAAATCGGGGAGTTCTCGCTGTCTATGTAAATGTCCGTCACGTTCTGGCGGTCAAGCGCGATGTTCTCTATCGGGGCCCCGAGGCCTACTACCCACGCGGCGGCCTCGCGCCCCATCGCTATCGCCTCCTTCGGGGATATCTGGATTCCCTTCATTACCGCGGAATCCAGGAAGAACTGGCGGTACTCCTTGCTCTTGAGTTCGAAGAGTATGCGGTAGTCCGCGTTCTCGAAATTCTCCTTGCTCTGCTCGAGTATGAGGGCTTTGAGCATCTTCTGGAGGTCCGGCCTGAGGTCTGTTATGTACGGGTTCTTCTGCACGTAGAGGAACGTGTCGCCGGCCTGTATATCGTATATTTGGACCTCCATCCCGTACGAAAGCTTGTACGAGGCTTCCTTGTCCTTCATGGGCACAGCGTTTGGAGGGATGTCCAAGACTATTGAATTGACGAAGTAGAGGCTCTTGAGGCCTGCGAGCGAGAGGAACGCCATGCGCATGTCCCCTGTTTTTTTGGTGAGCGCGCAGAGCTTGGCTTCCGAGAAGCGCTTGAGTATGCCGTTCACCCACGCCCGGAACGTCTGGTACCCCTTCAGGTAAACCTGCTTCTCGGGCATGGTTTCGCTGAATTCGCTGAGCGTGCGCTCGGCCATCATGGGGTTCATGAACATGTAATCGTAGAACTGCCGGAGCGCCCGTTTCCGCAGTTCGTAATGGTCGTCCTGCTTCATGCCGTAGACGTCTTCGCGGAGCATTATCGCTTCCACCTGCTTGATTATGTTCGCGTATTCGGTGAGCACCGCGGTTTTCTCCTCGTCAAATTCTATCACCAGTTCCTCTTCGTAGCGTATGCGGGCTATCTCGCCCTCTATGGTCGCGAGGTCCTTGAGGTGGATGTTCAGGAATTCCGGCGAGCCAAACTCGTACGGGCATTTCGACAAATCGACTACTGCTAAGCTCCCCTCAAGATAGGCGTTGCACATGGGTATCGGGGCTTCTACTGCGGTAATTATTAAATATGCAACGCTGGAGCAGCGCGTAAGCCGGAAAAGTCAAAACAGCACGGGGAAACCAAGGAAAATGCCCGAGTTGGGGAACTGCGCACTATTGAAAATGGTTTCACTGGGGCAGTGGAAAATTAGGCCAGCACATCGCTGTGCTGGCAAGGCGACCAGTTTTCCTCCCCAGATACAAAAGAAGCGTTATCTAGTAGAAAGGTTGAGGCGTAGCAACTATTTAAATCTTTGCGTTGCGGTTTGACTTTGTATACGTATGTGCAAAAGCAATGGGGATATGCTCGGTTTAAATATTATTTTGTTTAAATGAACGCGATACCTACTGACCAGAAGGGTGAATTTATGGGTCTACTCGACGATATTTTCGGGGCCGAAAAGAAAAGTTACAAGGGGAAGCCGGCCCAGCTCCAGTCCCAGTTCAGGGAAACCAGCGGCCCGGTGGGCATGTCCATACGCTTCCTGCCGGTAAGGCTGGCTGCGAGAAAGGACAACCGCGTGGACATGATTGTGAAAATCGCGAATGAAACAACGGAGAAGCAGCTGATTTCCTTCGAGGCGCTCGCGCCGCGGGGCCAGATGATGGGTTTTGACGCTACCGTGGTGAGCAAGCACTACGAGAAGAAGCTCGGGTATGTAGAGCCCGGGGCGAGCACGGAATTCGCGGTCACCATTTACGGGACCACCCAGACCAAGCCGGGAAATTACGAGATGGACGTGACTGCGTACGTGCATTTCAGCGACTACAACAAAGTAGTCAATTACGTGAAGAGGAAAATCGCGCTGCGCGTGGTCTAGAGAATCTGGGTTTTCGCTTCTTCCAGGAGATTCGCGAGCTTGAGGCCTTTTTCCGTGAGCGTCACCACCCTCTTTTTCCCCTTCGTTTCCATGGAAACAAGGCCCTTCTTCTCAAGGACGTACATCAGTTTGGTCACGTAAACGTACGTGGTCCCGGACTGGCGGGCTATCTTGGAGAGGTGCCAGCTCGAATTGTGATCCTTGAGGACCAGGAAGGACGCGACCTGTTTTTCTTTCATGAAGAGCATGCGCAAGACCTGGATAGACCGCGGCTGAAAGGAATTAAAAGGTTCCTGAAAAAGCGCAAGGAGGTTTATAATTTTTAGCCAGGAATTTGGTGCCTATGCACTTTTGCCCCAAACATTTCTTTTCAAAAGGCGTTATCGGGACTGATAGAAAGCACGAAGATGGTTACGTCAAAGTGAAATTTAGGTTGGTGGATAGGGGCGGGGAGAAGTATCGGGCCATTGTGTACTTTCGGGAAGGGGAAACACTCCTTGAGGGCATAAAACGGATTTTCTCCGAAGACAGGAGGGCTGAGTTGCAAGTGGAAAATTCTGAGGGGCTCGGAGAATACCTGAAAACAATCAGAATGTTTGGGACCGAATTCAATTTCCTCCAGTTTTACACCGCGTTGGAAGGCGAAAAAAAGGTTGGTTTGCCAACAAAGAGGATTAATGGCGAGGAGTATTTTCTAGGCCTGGATGAGGGAATAGTGACCAGGAGACTTAAGATAGTAGATGCACGGGACGACAGCAGATTTGGCAATGCTGACCTTCCAGGGTACGTAGGTGGGAGCGGAGGGGGATTGTGCCCGACTTCGCAACAAAAATGCTTGGAACTTAAGGAGAAAATATGGCGCTCGGTTTCCGAGCAGGACCTCCAAGCATACAGCGCTGCGGAAGCAATGAGGCCCGCTAATATGGGGGAGTGGCAGTTCCTTGACTCGTTCTTCTTCGCGGCGCGGAATTGCGGGATGCCCAGCGTTGCGCCCATGCCTGAACCGGACGCTCCGCGTTTGATGCAGATGGCTGCAGAACAGCCTGCCGTGGCAAACAGCGCTGCAACATACGCAATGACGCATATGGTCCAGCATAGTGATTGCGCATCCGAGGATTGCGAAGAATCACAGCCAAAAAGGCGCAAGCGGACCGGAAATTCCATGCCCCCCTGGAAGATGGCGTGGCAGATGCCGGATTACGAAACGCTGGAAACAGGCGAGATACAAGTTAGTACTGTGCGCGGAACAGGAAATCCAGCCGCGAAAGCAGTGCGCGAACATCGGATTCACAACAACTCTCGTGCATTCAAAGCTAAAAACGACGCTCAGCGTTCTGCCGGGAAGGACCCGGGCGAAGGGAAACGCGTCTTACGCTCCCCGGACCTTAAGGCAAAAGAACCTCAAGCATGCGCAAAGAAACCACGAACCCCTTTTCCAGCTCCAGATGCACATTTGCGAACCGGTTTGAAAGGCAAGGCGAAAGGCGCGGAACGCGATGCGAACGCTGTTGGACGCAGGTTTGATGGGGAAATGGGGCGTTTGGCGGATGCCGGAAAAAGGAGGCATGGAAAACGCCCGACTGGCGTACGTGGTGAAACGGCGCCACGAACGCTTTCAGGTGCAATGAAAAGAAGTGAAAAATCAGGCAGGATTAAGACTTGGAAAAGCTATGAGGCACAGTCTAGGTCGGC harbors:
- a CDS encoding asparagine synthase C-terminal domain-containing protein, translating into MIVELARALEKSVQECLEDRIAVSFSGGLDSSTIAAIAKKWSEVGLFTAGLEGSEDLEAAGKVADELGLRLERVLLGEKAVMDIYGKIYSFYQGSMLKIEIGVPVYACCSEAARAGYGAILFGSGSEELFVGYERYYRYAEEGKDLDAILKEEFGKLGSGDGAMIKKIAYKCGLEARFPFCSRSVAELAFSVPLEERMAERELKKGVLREAGKLLGVPKTALERRKKAAQYGSGVHKVIMRNRKELDERFPEKLEH
- a CDS encoding ATPase, T2SS/T4P/T4SS family gives rise to the protein MCNAYLEGSLAVVDLSKCPYEFGSPEFLNIHLKDLATIEGEIARIRYEEELVIEFDEEKTAVLTEYANIIKQVEAIMLREDVYGMKQDDHYELRKRALRQFYDYMFMNPMMAERTLSEFSETMPEKQVYLKGYQTFRAWVNGILKRFSEAKLCALTKKTGDMRMAFLSLAGLKSLYFVNSIVLDIPPNAVPMKDKEASYKLSYGMEVQIYDIQAGDTFLYVQKNPYITDLRPDLQKMLKALILEQSKENFENADYRILFELKSKEYRQFFLDSAVMKGIQISPKEAIAMGREAAAWVVGLGAPIENIALDRQNVTDIYIDSENSPIYIEHRKFGICHTLYRYNRELLENSFRHIVLSEKGVRKFDENVPIVDVVLKRLSMRCHLQRPPATFDELQGALRIMQDTPFTYPQYFSLRTLSPFFAGYDDVMAVLGCSEAVLGLKGCGKTSFTAAKILSIGTKKRIIPIQDIEEIPVRAFRKRGFHIGAARVQSSDVEASGNVQSSYGKELDLVSMANALLRMGDAAIIINEVRSRLAVQGIINLLNTQPGVFLLYNLHAESLKDIQDRLELVFGIPAVSMLATDRYSFLSKIHFGRKGRLHRMVGFSYETNQQEKNFVPVFQLERGNNLESCILKPMFIKNPEATSYDITKMNLGKMEKEMDLEFIPPALKRRAEASGVKPEQYILQAFFKGRIFNQVYLASQETGNPHLTEIDFVFKSNNAANRILLELEDENGTVDFKDAQAKMDVEFAKLLKAEIELTKK